In the Methanosphaera stadtmanae DSM 3091 genome, TGAAACAAAATATTGATCATCTAGAAAATAAATGGACATCTGATTGTAATAAACTATTAGGTATTGGTTGTGTAAATACTAAATTAAAATCTGTTGATAAAAAAGAGAATGTACATAAAACAATAAAGGATGTATTATCTATTACTAAAAGTAGTAATATTATACTTGATCCTGACTGTGGAATGCGTATGTTAGATAAAGATATTGCAGATGAAAAACTTGATATTTTAAAATATTTCAGAGAAAATGGTGTGTAAACAATGGCAAAATTTATTCGTACTAATTCAATATCACAAGCATGGCTTACATGTGTTAAAAAAATAATGCAAGAAGGACATGAAGTAACTGATGAAAGGGGAAGTTTAACTAAGGAACTTCAAAATGTAATTCTTGAAATTACAAATCCTAATGATAATACCATACCTGAATGTTCACCATGGCATGATGATAGACTTGAAACATATAAAAAGGAATTACTTGATCCTGATAATGAACAAGGATTTGTATATACATATGGTAACAGATTAAGACAGTATTTCAAAATAGATCAGATTGATACTTGTATCGAAAAATTAAATAATTGTCCCCAATCCCGAAGAGCTATTGCTATTACAATAGATCCAATTCAAGATAACAAGGTGGATGAAATCCCTTGTTTACAGGAAATAGCTTTTTTAATTAGGGATAATCAATTATATATGACAGATTTCTTTAGAAGCAATGATTGTGGTGGAGCAACATTTCCTAATCTTTTTGGTATAAGAGAGGTTGGTTATTATGTTGCTAAAAATACAGATACTGAACTTGTTAATATGGTTCATCATGCTATGAGCCTTCATATATATGAACATGACTGGGATAAATGTAGAGAAATTTTAAGAAAATATTAGTTATAATAATTTTTTTATAAAAATAGAAGAAAAATTATTAGTTAAAAAAAGCTAGATATAATATTATATTACCTATAATGAGAAATAACTCATTATTGATATATTTTAAATTATTATTTAATGGAGATAAAAGCATGAGTGAAAGTATGAACATAGCAGCAAAGAAAATTGCTGATAAAATGGTTCAAGATGCAGAAAAATTAAAAGTAATTCCATCAACATTATCCAATGGAACATCTATTATAGATTGTGGTGTTAATGCTAAGGGAAGTATTAAAGGTGGGGAATTATTTACAAAAGTATGTCTTGGTGGAATTTGTGATGTTGGAATTTCAATACCTGGTGACTTAAGTGATATAATGGCTATGCCTGCTGTTAAGGTTAAAACTGATTTTCCAGCATTAACCACTCTTGGTTCTCAGAAAGCAGGATGGAAAATAGATGTTAATGGATATTATGCTATAGGTTCTGGACCTGCTCAGACACATAAATTTAAAGATAATAACATTTATAAAATAACTAACTATATTGAAGATTCAGATATTGCAGTTATTACTCTTGAAGCAGATAAATTACCTGATGAAGATATTGCTAATTATATTGCAGATGAGTGTGGTGTAAAACCAGAAAATTTAACCATACTTGTTGCACCTACATCTTCTCTTGTTGGATCTATTCAAATATCTGGTAGAGCTCTTGAAACTGGAATATACAAAATGTATGAAATAATGAACTTCGATGTTACTAAAATTACATATGCTGCAGGTATTACCCCTATTACACCAGTTGATCCTGATAGTCTTAAAGCTATGGGTAAAACTAATGATGCTATCATGTTTGGTGGAAGAGCATATTATTATATTGAACCTGATGAAGGTGAAGATTTAGAAGAATTAGCTGCTAATTTACCATCATCTGCTTCTGATAATTATGGTCAAAGCTTTATTGAATTATTTAAAGAAGCAAATCAGGATTTCTATAAAATGCCTAAGGATATTTTTGCACCAGCACAAGTTATTGTTAATGATATGATAACTGGTCAAATGTTCCACACAGGATTTATAGATCTTAAACGTCTAAAAAAATCTTTTGAAGTTAAAGAAATAATTTATGAAAAATAATTTTTCAATAGGAGTGTTGTTAAATAATGTCAAAAAGAATAGGAATTTGTAGTACTACCTTTGCACGATTTGATATGGCAAGTGCAGCAATTAAACAAATAAAAAAACAAGTTACTGGTGTTAAATATATCGAACGTTATGTTCCTGGTGTTAAAGATTTACCAGTTGCTGCTAAAAAGTTAATTGAAGAAGAAAACTGTGACATTGTTATGGCTTTTGGAATGCCTGGTGGCGAAAAGATCGATAAGTTATGTGCTCATGAAGCAAGTACTGGTCTTATACAAGCACAACTAATGACTAATACCCATATACTTGAAGTATTTGTTCATGAAGATGAAGGAAAAGATGAAAAAGATCTTAAAGAATTAGCATATAACCGTGCAACCCAACATGCAGATAATCTTGTAAAAATGTTATTTAAGCCAGAAGCTATGAAAAAAGAAGCTGGAACTGGTGTACGTGAAGGTCGAGAAAATAAAGGACCATTATAATCCTATTGCTTTTATAATTAATTAATGACCTCCTTACTTATTTTTTTTTCTAATACTCTGCTTGTTTAGATTATGAAACTTATTTCACTATTTTTATGAGTTTTGTTTTAACTACACATACAAGAAACTATATGTATTTATCAAGTAAAATGAAATTACCCTCGAAAAATTAAAATAGAAAAATAGAAAAAAACATGATAAAGGAGGGAATAATTAGGTAATACTATTTACCTAAAAAATGAATAAAAAATAGTTATTCTATAAGTTATCTTTAATTATTTAATATCAAGTCAATTCAAAACATGAATTTGTAAAAAACGATATATATCTAATATAATTAACATAAGAAAATCATTTTAAGAAAAATAAAAATAATGTAGAAATATTATAAAACACGGAGGCTGTATAATTATGACTGAATTTAGAAAGATACTAAGTGAAGTTATAGGTACCTATACTCTCGTATTTTTTGGTACTCTATCAGTAGTAGTAACATTATTAATAGCCCAAGGAGTAGAAACTACAAACATATTTAACATAGGAATTGGAGCATTAGGTGGAGTGGGTGATTGGTTATCCATAGGTTTTGCATTTGCAATGCCACTAATAGCAGCAATATATGCTTTTGCTAGGATATCTGGAGCCCATTTTAATCCTGCTGTAACTATTGGATTATGGTCTATAAAGAAATTTCCTACAAAGGATGTTATACCATACATAGTTTCACAAATAATAGGATCATTACTTGCTACTTTTACAATAGTAGCTATACTTGGTAAACAAGCATCAACTATAGGTGTTCTTGGATCTGTAGCACCTTTTGGTGATGTTACATTACTTGGAGTGTTTATTGCTGAATTTTTAGGTACATTTCTATTAATGTATGCAATTATGGCTGTGGCAGTTGATAAAAATGCACAACCTGGATTTGCTGCATTGATAATTGGACTTGTAATTCTAGGAATCGTTGTTGCTATAGGTAATATAAGTGGATCTGGTATTAATCCAGCTCGTTCACTAACACCAATGATTGGAAATCTTATAGTGGCAGGTACTCCTATAGACCTATTAGTTCTAGCTGTGTATATTATTGCCCCAATTTTAGGAGCAATATGTGGTGCTCAATTATATGAATACTTGTATAAAGAGATTGGATATTAAAACTAAAAATATTATGAGTATTTGAGTTTTAAGAACTTATTTACTCATATCCCTCCTTTTAGCATTTTTTTTAACATGAATTAAAAATATTCTATTTTCATGAATAATAAGTTTACTTTATTTTAATTATAAAGTTTAAAAAGTCTTTTTTTATAAGGCAGGATATTATTTTAATGATGTATTTTATTTAAAAACTTGTAGAAAAATTATTCTAATAAAAATATGAAACTAGTAATAATAAAATAAAAAAAGAAAAATTTTAAAAAGATTTAAATATTTGATTTTAAAGAAAATAAAAAGTATCTATTTTTAATAAAAAAGATGTTGATAATTTTACATATTACTATAAGATATTTATTATAACTATTTCTAATACATTCTTATTTTATTTAAACATTGAATAATAAATAAAGATATAAAATACCAAAAAATATACTATATACTATGTATATAAGAAAATATGGTATTATGAATAAAAATGAATCAATACTAAGATTACGTCTTTCAACAGTTGATTGCAACACTTCAACTAAATATTATCAATTAACAGCAGAAATTCCTGAAATTGAAAAATCAAAAATTAAACCATACTTTGAGTATTATACACCAGAAAATTTTGATGATTTAAATAATGTAGCTGGTAAAACAAAAGGATGGATGTGTAAAAGTGAAGATGTTGAAAAAGTAGAAAAAATTCTGGGAATTATTGAAACACGTAAAAAACAAGAAAATACATTGGAATCTGTTCAAAGAAAAACTAATGAACAACATTTCACAGTGAATAATAATTTAAAAATAAATATTTAAATTTACAAATTTATTATAAAATAATACTCTTTTTCTTTACAATATTTTTTTTTAATTAGATCTCCTCCATGTATTACCACATTTTGTACATCTATAAAATCTTGTTTCTGCCTCATCAGAACGGTGCATTTGAACCATCCACCATTCTAGTTCCCTATTACCACACCTATAACATAAACCTCTCGTTGTAGGATGTGTATTTATTGAATCATCCGTTACTATAATATTTTGTTTATCTGAAACATCCTTATTAATAACATAATCCTGTTTCTCATCATCAGATAATTTTTTCTCATAGTTACATCCATAACAATGTAAAATACCCTTTTTTGGAAGTAACACCTTTCCACAATTAGGACAAAATTCCATATTTTATCAATTCCCCAGTTATAAATCTATTTTAATATTATAACATATTTACTATTATCTTTTATTTTTAGATTATACTACAAAATATTATATAATACTATGAAGAAATATTGTATAGTATAAAGATTATATGATAATATAGTCTATTTTTATATTTTATTATATGAAAATTAAGGGATTAATACTCCAAAATTTAATGAATATAATAATAAAAACTAATAATAATTAGTTATTTATATTTTAGGAGAATATTAATATTTAGAAACTCTTAGTTTCTTTGAATATATGTTTTTACTATTATTCTATTTTTATACTCCTTTAATATACAACATATTAAAAAACTAAAATTGGATGTGGCTTTTATAGCTGAACAATGAGGTGTTATATAATGTATAAGTATATGAAAGAAGCATGGAAAAACCCAGATGAATCTTATGTGAAAGAACTCATGAGAGAAAGATTACCTAAATGGAGAAGACAACCTGTAATTATAAGAATTGACAAACCAACAAGAATCGACAGAGCACGTCGTTTAGGTTATAAAGCTAAAACAGGATATGTAGTCGCTAGAATTAGAGTAAGAAGAGGATCAAGAAGAAAATCCAGATTCAAAAACGGAAGAGATCCTAAAAGAATGGGTGTAAACAAAATTTCAGGAGAAAAATCCATTCAAAGAATGGCTGAAGAACGTGTTGCACGTAAATATCCTAACTTAGAAGTATTAAACTCATACTGGGTATGGGAAGATGGTAAAGCAAAATACTACGAAGTAATCCTTGTAGATCCTCAATGTCCTTCAATCCAACATGATAACAAAATCAATTGGATTTGTAGTAAAAAACACACAAGACGTGCTTTCAGAGGTTTAACTTCTGCAGGTAAAAAAGGAAGAGGATTAAATAAAAAAGGTAAAGGTGCTGAAAAGGTTAGATAAATGATCCATAATATTTCTTATAGAACATTTGTTTATGGAACAGAGGATGAAGAAAAGGTAACTGATGCTATCAGTTATATTTTTCCCAACCTTTTACCTGAAAAAACCATTACTGAAGATCACTTTGGTAATGATATAATAATATTATCTGAGAAAATAACTAAAAAACGACATAATCGAGATTTTATAAAGTTTTTTAATGAAAATTTATCTAATTCAGATAAAGAAATTATTAAAAACGAGTTAAGTCGTAGAATGGATGAAAAAGGAAACTTTTTCCTACGTTTTGACAAACAAGAAGCTTATAATAGAAATCTTAAGTTAACATACTCAGGTAATGCTATACATGCTAGAATAAAAATTGCTAGTTATCCAGTAAGTAAAGAGAATGCATTGAAAGTTGCTTATAAACTCTTTGACTTCTTATAACTATAATATTTTTTTTAAAAAAAATAAAACCCTACTAATAAAATTTACAGGATTAATTATATGACTATTTTTTATGATTTAAATGTTGCACCAGAAATAGAAGTTATTGAACAATTAGAAGAATTTGGATTTAATGGAGCTTGTATATTTTATGATTCAAATGAATATGATATGAGTATTAAAGAATCTTTTGATAAATTAAATGAAGATACACATATGACTTTATATCATGGTGTTTGTATTGATGAAACTAATCCTAAATTACTACGCAATACTGTTCAACGTTTTTATAAAAAAGTAGATTTAATTATGGCAAATGGTGGTGATTCTAAAATTAATCGTGCTATTTGTGAAATGCCCCAAATTGATATTATTAATCATCCATACTTAAATAATCGTAATAGTGGTATTAATCATGTACTTGCTAAGTTATTAGTTAAAAACAATATTAGTGTCAATATAAATCTAATGGATATATTGAAAAATAGAGGTTATTATAAGGCAAGAATTCTTAATCAAATCAATCAATTATTATTATTAGAAAATAAATATAATTTTCGTGTTGTTATAAGTAGCGGTAGTGAGTGTTTTTACGATGTTAGATCTCCTAAAAGTATGATTTTATTAAATCAAACAATGAATATGGATTTAAAACATGCCAAAAATACTATTTCAAAAAATCCTCTTGAAATAATTAAAAATATAACAAAACATAAAAATAGTATTATTGATGGAGTTCAAATTATTGAATAATAAATAAATTATACAGTATGATGTTATTATGACTAAATTAAAAATTTTACCACCTACATTAAGAGAAAAAAAAAGATACATAGCCTTTAATTTATATAGTGAAACTAAAATTAAAAGAGATGAAATTATCACATTTCTCTGGAATAACCTAATAAACATATATGGTGAAATAGAGTCAAGTAAAATAAATTTATGGCTTATAAATGTAAAACAAGTTGAAAATCCCAACAGATTTCAGTATAAATGTATTATAAAATGTAGACGTGGATATGAAAATAAGATGATTACTGCCCTTAATTCAATAGTTAGATATAAAAAAAATAGAGTTGTAATCCATACATTAGCAACCTCTGGTACTATTAAATCATTAGATAATAAATTTAACCTCCTCTAATTATAAAATATTTTAACTTTTTTTTATAGAAAAAATAATTTACTTCCCAAAAAAATCTATTTTACTAAGAATATAAAAACAAAAAGAATCATAAATATATAATAATAAGTACTTTTTTACAATGATTTAATATTTAAAAAAAAAGTTTTAATTTTGAAATTTAAAGAGTTACTAAAAAAAAATTAATTAACTGATTATTATGGCAATACATCCAATAGAATTTAGATATGGTACTCCAGAAATGAAGGCTATATGGGAACAAGAATCAAAATTACAGAATATGTTAAAAGTTGAAGCCGCACTTGCAAAAGCAGAAGCTGAAATAGGCTTAATTCCAAAAGATGCTGCAGATGAAATAAATAAAAAAGCTACAACTGAATATGTTAAACAAGAACGTGTAGATGAAATTGAACAAGCTACACACCATGATATTGCAGCATTAATGAAAGCATTAGAAGAAGTATGTGAAAATGATGCTGGAGAATATGTTCACTATGGAGCAACAAGTAATGATATTATTGATTCAAGTCAATCAATACAACTTAAGGATTCAATTATAATTATAAGAGAAAAAGTTGTAAAACTCATTGAATTATTAATTGATTTAGCTCAAGAACATAAAAATACTGTAACAATTGGAAGAACACATGGACAACATGCACTTCCTACAACATATGGTATGAAATTTGCTATATACATAGATGAACTTACCCGTCAATTAGATAGATTAGATTTAACAAAAGAACATTTATGTGTTGGTATGATGACTGGAGCAGTTGGTACAACAGCTGCTCTTGGTGATGTAGGTTATGATATTCATATGAGAGTATCTGAAATATTAGGACTTAATCCTGTACATATTTCAAACCAAGTAGTTCAAAGGGATAATCATGCAGAATATGTTATGACTCTTGCAAATATATGTAGTACACTTGAAAAAATGGCATTAGAAGTTCGTAACTTACAAAGAACTGAAATAATGGAAGTTGGTGAAAAATTCGATCCTAAAAAACAGGTAGGTAGTAGTACAATGCCACATAAAAGAAATCCCATAACTGGTGAAAGAATATGTGGTGTATCTAGAGTTGTAAGATCATATGTAAATGCAGCACTACAAAACAACCCATTATGGCATGAAAGAGACTTAACTAACTCCTCTTGTGAACGTATCATATTACCAGAATCAGCTATATTAACAGATTATATATTAAATCTTTCATTAAAATTATTTGGTAAACTTGAATTCCATGAAGAAAATATTGAACGTAACTTAAACTTAAGTAATGGATTGGTAATGGCTGAAAGATTCATGTCAAAATTAACACAAAAAGGTATGGGAAGACAAAGTGCATACAGCCTTGTAAGATCATGTGCAATGGAAGCTTATGCTCAAGATACTGGACTTAAAGACATATTATCAAAACAAGAAGAAATTCTTGAACATTTAACAATGGAAGAAATTGAAGAAACAATGGATCCTCATACATACCTTGGAAGCAGTGCT is a window encoding:
- a CDS encoding MIP/aquaporin family protein; its protein translation is MTEFRKILSEVIGTYTLVFFGTLSVVVTLLIAQGVETTNIFNIGIGALGGVGDWLSIGFAFAMPLIAAIYAFARISGAHFNPAVTIGLWSIKKFPTKDVIPYIVSQIIGSLLATFTIVAILGKQASTIGVLGSVAPFGDVTLLGVFIAEFLGTFLLMYAIMAVAVDKNAQPGFAALIIGLVILGIVVAIGNISGSGINPARSLTPMIGNLIVAGTPIDLLVLAVYIIAPILGAICGAQLYEYLYKEIGY
- a CDS encoding Rpp14/Pop5 family protein; this translates as MTKLKILPPTLREKKRYIAFNLYSETKIKRDEIITFLWNNLINIYGEIESSKINLWLINVKQVENPNRFQYKCIIKCRRGYENKMITALNSIVRYKKNRVVIHTLATSGTIKSLDNKFNLL
- the rnp3 gene encoding ribonuclease P protein component 3, whose protein sequence is MTIFYDLNVAPEIEVIEQLEEFGFNGACIFYDSNEYDMSIKESFDKLNEDTHMTLYHGVCIDETNPKLLRNTVQRFYKKVDLIMANGGDSKINRAICEMPQIDIINHPYLNNRNSGINHVLAKLLVKNNISVNINLMDILKNRGYYKARILNQINQLLLLENKYNFRVVISSGSECFYDVRSPKSMILLNQTMNMDLKHAKNTISKNPLEIIKNITKHKNSIIDGVQIIE
- a CDS encoding RNA-binding domain-containing protein; amino-acid sequence: MIHNISYRTFVYGTEDEEKVTDAISYIFPNLLPEKTITEDHFGNDIIILSEKITKKRHNRDFIKFFNENLSNSDKEIIKNELSRRMDEKGNFFLRFDKQEAYNRNLKLTYSGNAIHARIKIASYPVSKENALKVAYKLFDFL
- a CDS encoding thymidylate synthase, with translation MAKFIRTNSISQAWLTCVKKIMQEGHEVTDERGSLTKELQNVILEITNPNDNTIPECSPWHDDRLETYKKELLDPDNEQGFVYTYGNRLRQYFKIDQIDTCIEKLNNCPQSRRAIAITIDPIQDNKVDEIPCLQEIAFLIRDNQLYMTDFFRSNDCGGATFPNLFGIREVGYYVAKNTDTELVNMVHHAMSLHIYEHDWDKCREILRKY
- the purB gene encoding adenylosuccinate lyase is translated as MAIHPIEFRYGTPEMKAIWEQESKLQNMLKVEAALAKAEAEIGLIPKDAADEINKKATTEYVKQERVDEIEQATHHDIAALMKALEEVCENDAGEYVHYGATSNDIIDSSQSIQLKDSIIIIREKVVKLIELLIDLAQEHKNTVTIGRTHGQHALPTTYGMKFAIYIDELTRQLDRLDLTKEHLCVGMMTGAVGTTAALGDVGYDIHMRVSEILGLNPVHISNQVVQRDNHAEYVMTLANICSTLEKMALEVRNLQRTEIMEVGEKFDPKKQVGSSTMPHKRNPITGERICGVSRVVRSYVNAALQNNPLWHERDLTNSSCERIILPESAILTDYILNLSLKLFGKLEFHEENIERNLNLSNGLVMAERFMSKLTQKGMGRQSAYSLVRSCAMEAYAQDTGLKDILSKQEEILEHLTMEEIEETMDPHTYLGSSAKFVDNVIKYAKKAIKE
- the ribC gene encoding riboflavin synthase, which codes for MSKRIGICSTTFARFDMASAAIKQIKKQVTGVKYIERYVPGVKDLPVAAKKLIEEENCDIVMAFGMPGGEKIDKLCAHEASTGLIQAQLMTNTHILEVFVHEDEGKDEKDLKELAYNRATQHADNLVKMLFKPEAMKKEAGTGVREGRENKGPL
- a CDS encoding 50S ribosomal protein L15e; translated protein: MYKYMKEAWKNPDESYVKELMRERLPKWRRQPVIIRIDKPTRIDRARRLGYKAKTGYVVARIRVRRGSRRKSRFKNGRDPKRMGVNKISGEKSIQRMAEERVARKYPNLEVLNSYWVWEDGKAKYYEVILVDPQCPSIQHDNKINWICSKKHTRRAFRGLTSAGKKGRGLNKKGKGAEKVR
- a CDS encoding transcription factor S; this translates as MEFCPNCGKVLLPKKGILHCYGCNYEKKLSDDEKQDYVINKDVSDKQNIIVTDDSINTHPTTRGLCYRCGNRELEWWMVQMHRSDEAETRFYRCTKCGNTWRRSN
- the mch gene encoding methenyltetrahydromethanopterin cyclohydrolase gives rise to the protein MSESMNIAAKKIADKMVQDAEKLKVIPSTLSNGTSIIDCGVNAKGSIKGGELFTKVCLGGICDVGISIPGDLSDIMAMPAVKVKTDFPALTTLGSQKAGWKIDVNGYYAIGSGPAQTHKFKDNNIYKITNYIEDSDIAVITLEADKLPDEDIANYIADECGVKPENLTILVAPTSSLVGSIQISGRALETGIYKMYEIMNFDVTKITYAAGITPITPVDPDSLKAMGKTNDAIMFGGRAYYYIEPDEGEDLEELAANLPSSASDNYGQSFIELFKEANQDFYKMPKDIFAPAQVIVNDMITGQMFHTGFIDLKRLKKSFEVKEIIYEK